One window of the Mixophyes fleayi isolate aMixFle1 chromosome 6, aMixFle1.hap1, whole genome shotgun sequence genome contains the following:
- the LOC142160634 gene encoding zinc finger protein 571-like: MQEWEYLEGHKDLYKDVMMENHQTLMSWDGSSNRNTPERCLHPLFSLDCTEENPIIPQDYQGDNLADIKAEDIKGEEETYVRGYQQEIPTDISTDRGVTGCKFHNPPRVKERMVAEKECQGQDSELSADGAKEDYLSIVPSTTALKSPAIIPSPWRT; this comes from the exons atgcaggagtgggagtatttagaaggacacaaggatctgtacaaggacgtgatgatggagaatcaccagaccCTCATGTCATGGG atggatccagtaacagaaataccccagagagatgtctccATCCACTTTTTTCActggattgtacagaggaaaatcctATTATCCCACAAGACTATCAG GGTGATAACCTGGCTGATATTAAGGCAGAAGATataaagggagaagaagagacgtatgtgaggggctATCAACaagaaatccctacagatatcagtacAG ATCGTGGAGTCACTGGATGTAAGTTCCATAACCCCCCAAGAGTCAAAGAGAGGATGGTGGCCGAGAAAGAATGCCAAGGACAGGACTCAGAGCTGTCAGCAGATGGAGCCAAAGAGGACTACTTATCGATAGTCCCATCTACAACAGCATTAAAATCCCCTGCTATAATCCCTTCTCCCTGGCGGACCTGA